The sequence AGCTTCAAATGATGTTTGAGCTTGGGGACATTCCTGAAGACGTTTATAAAGCGAAAGAAGGAGAGTTGATTATTCGTTATGAAACAGCAAAGCGCCTGGAAATGGAACAATGGGAGCAGCTGACAGAAAGGAAATGAGAGGAGAAAGAAAATGGGTAATCTGATTTATTTGTATGGATTAATTCCCACAAAGGAAGCGGAGGAGCGATCACTTCCAAATCTAAAGGGTTTTGATGCCACAAGAGACATTCACAAAATTCATTTAGGAAAGGTAACAGCGATTGTATGTACTGTAGATGAAGATGAATACTCTGAAGATACCCTGAAAGAGCGGATTAATAATGATATGGAGTGGCTTCAGGAAAAAGCATTTCATCATCATGAAACAGTATTGACGCTATCTAGAATGTTTACGATTGTCCCGCTGAAATTTTGCACGCTATATAAAAGCCCTGATCGTTTATCGGAAGTGGTCCATTCAAATGAAGATAAATTAATCAGTGCGTTTGCTTTAATCAAAGGGAATGAAGAGTGGAATTTGAAAATTTACTGTGATGACAAGTTGTTAAAGAAACAAGTGAGTCAAAGCAATCCAACAATCGAAGCAAAAAGATTGGAAATCAGCCAATTATCCAAGGGGAAACAATTTTTTGAAAAGAAAAAGCTGGATAAATTGATTGATTCAGAAATAGAAAAAGAAAAAAACAAAATAAGTGAAAGGATCCATTCCCATTTAAAAGGGTTAGCGCTTAAAGGAGATGTTAAAAAAACTTGGAGTAATGAAGCGACTGGTAAAAAGGAAGATATGACCTGGAATAGTGTCTATCTCATTTCCGAAACGAAAGTGGAACCTTTTCTAGAAGAAGTTCAGCGCTATGAGCGTGATATGCAGGAAAAAGGGTGGAAGTTTGAAGTGAGTGGTCCATGGCCTGCCTACCATTTTACTAGCTTTTCATAAGTGAGGACTTAGAATATGCCAACAATAAGAGAAACAATGGAAAACAAGGATATCGCATTAATTGATATTTTGGATGTCATTCTTGATAAGGGTGTGGCACTTAAGGCAGATTTAGTGATTTCAATAGCAGGTGTTGACCTAGTTTATTTGGATTTAAGAATATTAATTGCTTCAGTTGAATCCCTGGTTCAAACTCAAGCGAAAGGCCGTAAAACCATATCTTCAGAAGAATTTGATATAGAGAGGGAGGCATTGATTGATGCAACCGGCCAACCAAACAAATGGAAAAATTAATTTGGATCCCGATAATGCAGAACATGGATTAGCACAGTTAGTCCTCACTGTCATTGAACTTCTCAGGCAAATTGTTGAAAGACATGCCATTAGACGAGTTGAAGGCGGAAATCTAACAGATGAGCAAATAGAAAACTTAGGTGAAGCATTAATGAATCTGGAAGAAAAAATGGAAGAGTTAAAAGAAATTTTTGGCCTTGATGATGAAGATTTGAATATTGACCTCGGCCCTTTAGGAAGCTTAATGTAATCCAAACACAAGGAGGACTTGAAGATGGTCGAGCATTCAATGCAGTCAAGCACGATTGTAGACGTGCTTGAAAAAATACTGGATAAAGGCGTCGTTATTGCTGGAGATATCTCTGTAGGAATTGCGGATGTGGAATTGTTAACCATTAAAATACGTCTAATTGTCGCATCTATTGATAAGGCAAAGGAAATCGGAATGGATTGGTGGGAAACAGACCCTTATTTAACATCAAAAGCCACAGACCATACGGCAAAAGCGCTTGAAGAAGAAAACAGAAGGCTGCATGAAAGACTTGAAACTTTAGAGAAGAGTATTTCACAAAATGTTATACATTCTGGAGACTTTGAATAATAGGGGATAAGACCAATGGAAAAAGCAGAACAAACAAAGAATATAAAAAATAAAAATAGCATGGACAACAGTGCGGTTAAACGTTTAATAGGAGGGGCATTGATAGGCGCCTCAGTTGGATATATAGCTACTCCCGAGAATGGGAAAAAAATTGTGGAAAGTATCAATCGAGATAAATTATTAAGCACGAGGAATGGAATAAGTCAGGCCGTTAAAGAAAAATCAAAGAATGTTATGGACTCTATTAAAAAATCTGCTGGAAAGATATCTGATAAAAAAGAAGATGTGTCAATTGAAGGTTATTCAAATGAACAAGACTCGAAAGAAGAGACTGAAACAAGCATAAAATTTAATACTGTGAATGACATAGAAGAAGACAATAAAGGGATAACCAACAATGAAAATGGAACGTTAAATGATCGTTTCAATCGCTTAGAAGAGATGCTAAGTAAACTAATTGAAGATGAAGCAAATGAAAAAACAAACATGAATAATAAATAATGACCTTTATTATTGTTTCTTTCTGAAGGTAAAAAGACAGGTTGAGTAATAAAAAAAGAGAGAAACTTTATTAAAGGATAGTAGAAATAAATACTAATAAATTCAATCGTTAAATAAGTGGAGGTTTTTATGACAAATATACAATCTAGTGAAAATCAGACAGAGTTAATAAAAAATGAATCTAAATTAAATACTAGCCCACTTAGACGTTCATTAGCAGGTGGGTTGATTGGAGCTGCTGCGGGATATTTGGCTACTCCTGAGACTGGCAAAAAGCTAAAAGAAATTAGTGGCGATAAATTAAAAAGTACAGGATCAGGTATAGGAAAAGTCTCAAAGAAGGCAGTAGAATCAATTAAACAATTTAATAAAGGAAACAGTGATTCTCAAGAGAAAGGTTCTAATGAACAGGAAGTTCCAGCAGACAAGGAAACAAGCTTATCAACTGATATTGGGAACAACCCTAAAAATCAGGAAAATAACTCAAATGAGGAAAACAACAATTTTTATGACCGATTAGACCGATTGGAAGAGATGCTAGAAAAACTTATTCAAGCAAAATATGGTGAAAGCCAGGTGAATGTTAAAAATGAGAGGACTAACGAAGGTTCCGGTAAACCTGAAAAGCAAAACTCAACATTAGATGAGTTAAAGAATGAGCAGAAAGGTTTACTAAATCAGGAGGGAAGTAAAGAATCTCAATCAAAAACAAAAGGCCAGGATGACGGAGAGGAATTACAGTCCTATTTACAAGGGCCGTTGAATAGTGAAGTGGAATCCTCGAAAACAATAGATCAAGAGAAAAGGAGTGAAACGTCCGCGTCTCAATTGAAAGATCAAGGAGAAACTG is a genomic window of Niallia sp. XMNu-256 containing:
- a CDS encoding gas vesicle protein, encoding MVEHSMQSSTIVDVLEKILDKGVVIAGDISVGIADVELLTIKIRLIVASIDKAKEIGMDWWETDPYLTSKATDHTAKALEEENRRLHERLETLEKSISQNVIHSGDFE
- a CDS encoding GvpL/GvpF family gas vesicle protein gives rise to the protein MGNLIYLYGLIPTKEAEERSLPNLKGFDATRDIHKIHLGKVTAIVCTVDEDEYSEDTLKERINNDMEWLQEKAFHHHETVLTLSRMFTIVPLKFCTLYKSPDRLSEVVHSNEDKLISAFALIKGNEEWNLKIYCDDKLLKKQVSQSNPTIEAKRLEISQLSKGKQFFEKKKLDKLIDSEIEKEKNKISERIHSHLKGLALKGDVKKTWSNEATGKKEDMTWNSVYLISETKVEPFLEEVQRYERDMQEKGWKFEVSGPWPAYHFTSFS
- a CDS encoding gas vesicle protein K is translated as MQPANQTNGKINLDPDNAEHGLAQLVLTVIELLRQIVERHAIRRVEGGNLTDEQIENLGEALMNLEEKMEELKEIFGLDDEDLNIDLGPLGSLM
- a CDS encoding gas vesicle protein GvpG, with protein sequence MIHKFVSAPINLIIKIGEKVKEEADKEFYDLPTIQQKLIQLQMMFELGDIPEDVYKAKEGELIIRYETAKRLEMEQWEQLTERK
- a CDS encoding gas vesicle protein, with protein sequence MPTIRETMENKDIALIDILDVILDKGVALKADLVISIAGVDLVYLDLRILIASVESLVQTQAKGRKTISSEEFDIEREALIDATGQPNKWKN
- a CDS encoding YtxH domain-containing protein, whose amino-acid sequence is MEKAEQTKNIKNKNSMDNSAVKRLIGGALIGASVGYIATPENGKKIVESINRDKLLSTRNGISQAVKEKSKNVMDSIKKSAGKISDKKEDVSIEGYSNEQDSKEETETSIKFNTVNDIEEDNKGITNNENGTLNDRFNRLEEMLSKLIEDEANEKTNMNNK